Proteins encoded together in one Ptiloglossa arizonensis isolate GNS036 chromosome 9, iyPtiAriz1_principal, whole genome shotgun sequence window:
- the LOC143151298 gene encoding uncharacterized protein LOC143151298 isoform X2 has translation METGFLNFHDEEHFSDFSLSLDQNLMEKPQDLLMHMVENDFDYMETHLDIVNSDSLWSNEHEPTGDMDEISISEIPTISKIDNIKEDFAKVLTDWQEHIGYLQATDMDEYMDVIGLSMNTTDKKSFCISESVFHDEQSIQTLKSDYLKTNQKNLGKKSLQSSQNTEEPESSKGAIKQNSYDKICDEDSDNKKIETVSKSLPKESKHTRKQNKIKKDVPKYESIGINITANVLMKQKKKKKNSIQHNKNIKNTNYDKNESIPNYLPALEAGTVESLLEQFEASENTVISSYTSTKINTEYEQDLHIKSTKIQQRIKQSGITTTKTSLSQISNLHKNIRNIRDALPERVIEKIKTSRNKKLISLIPSMPNAQSSGRSNGTRMQDAAATLSRNKLLKIVTNNTKSRAIDGGLVHLDHDYCSNSNSSSSSDSNSEYERQFSDSEKVTLFKNYGWQPSHSHTACVKQTFSSHLDKTVTKRKEYSTEGTTRKDDSLESSKVSDNEEKSEGTVFNGVQVNGFMKLKNEIKNCEKGVLTEQESNQNNNILSNISNCINQVHSESLNTSTQKMKIRSALATSILQLQRDVLRKTKTVKTGTQKTKQMISVLKKPLNIQLPILMTTSNESIITISNALNDKVHNIIVHDTEKTFPKEEESKPPRRKLNLAEYRSRREQNRSDNSRTNSPIQPMTLVYVHHASTTTEPIKDDPGNLIWSEREIVSVLKPKIDIDEEKVRPKAVTCNVGIQTYETVFEFPSKSLIDVDERYEEQREKRTLNTSPQSCRKNRISSSSSRSRSRSNSKSGSRSRSRSSNSRSRSRKQSNTRHRRISHRRSSVSSSSSWSSRSRSRSNTRSTFSSGSRYSRSRSRSSRSRSRCSSRYSSCSRSSSRSNFGRSKWSNRRKKEKRYRRSYDRQRRHSSGSYRSYRGWKRSPSKSYRKSYENWYDREKQRQVEERRVIYVGRLDDGITNADLRRRFEIFGSIVDISIHFREHGDNYGFVTFAYKNDAYEAVEHGNDDPTLPRYDLCFGGRRAFCKVKYADLDGMASNTSNSAHIPQANEDNTFDLLLKEAKAKLHKRKWYVGDLLILFWMDSILILSVTALRPPRWARPCVQSLLRS, from the exons ATGGAAAcaggatttttaaattttcatgatGAAGAACACTTTTCAGATTTCTCATTATCTTTGGATCAG AATTTAATGGAAAAACCTCAAGATTTATTAATGCACATGGTTGAAAATGATTTTGATTATATGGAAACACATCTTGATATTGTAAACTCTGATAGCTTATGGAGCAATGAACATGA ACCTACTGGCGATATGGATGAAATATCAATTTCAGAAATTCCTACAATTTCCAAAATTGATAATATTAAAGAAGATTTTGCAAAAGTTCTTACAGATTGGCAAGAACATATTGGCTATTTACAG GCCACTGATATGGATGAATACATGGATGTAATAGGATTAAGCATGAATACTACTGATAAAAAAAGCTTTTGTATTTCAGAAAGTGTATTTCATGATGAACAATCAATACAAACATTAAAATCtgattatttaaaaacaaatcaAAAGAATTTAGGAAAAAAATCTCTTCAAAGCAGTCAAAATACTGAAGAACCAGAAAGTAGTA AGGGTGCaataaaacaaaattcataTGATAAAATATGTGATGAAGACAGTGATAATAAGAAAATAGAAACAGTGTCTAAATCATTACCTAAGGAGTCCAAACATAcaagaaaacaaaataaaattaaaaaggaTGTACCTAAGTATGAGAGCATAGGAATTAATATCACTGCAAATGTATTAATGAagcaaaagaagaagaaaaaaaattctatacaacataataaaaatataaagaatactAATTATGATAAAAATGAGTCGATTCCAAATTATTTACCAG ctCTGGAAGCTGGAACCGTTGAAAGTTTATTAGAACAATTTGAAGCTTCTGAAAATACTGTAATATCATCTTATACATCTACCAAAATTAATACAGAATATGAACAAGATTTACACATTAAATCTACTAAAATTCAACAACGCATAAAACAATCTGGGATCACAACTACAAAAACATCATTatcacaaatttcaaatttgcatAAGAATATTAGGAATATTAGAGATGCATTACCTGAAAGAGTGATTGAAAAGATAAAG acATCTAGAAATAAAAAGCTGATTTCATTAATACCATCAATGCCGAATGCACAAAGTAGTGGCCGCAGTAATGGAACACGCATGCAAGATGCTGCTGCAACACTTTCTCGAAACAAGCTTCTGAAAATA GTGACAAATAATACTAAAAGTAGAGCTATTGACGGTGGACTAGTCCATTTGGATCATGATTATTGTAGTAATAGTAATTCCTCATCTAGTTCAGATAGTAACAGTGAGTATGAAAGACAATTTAGCGACAGTGAAAAAGTAACTTTATTTAAGAATTATGGCTGGCAACCATCTCATTCTCATACAGCATGTGTTAAACAAACATTTTCATCACATTTGGACAAAACTGTGACAAAGAGAAAAGAATATTCAACTGAAGGGACTACAAGAAAAGACGATAGTTTAGAATCAAGCAAAGTAAGTGATAATGAAGAAAAATCAGAAGGTACAGTGTTTAATGGTGTTCAAGTTAATGgatttatgaaattaaaaaatgaaattaagaaTTGTGAGAAAGGAGTACTAACTGAACAAGAAAGTAAtcagaataataatattttaagtaaCATATCAAATTGTATTAACCAAGTTCACAGTGAATCTTTAAATACTTCAacacaaaaaatgaaaatacgttCAGCTTTAGCAACAAGTATTTTGCAACTACAACGAGATGTTTTGAGGAAAACAAAAACTGTAAAAACAGGAActcaaaaaacaaaacaaatgaTTTCTGTATTAAAAAAGCCACTTAATATTCAACTACCAATTTTAATGACTACCTCTAATGAAAGTATAATAACTATTTCTAATGCATTAAACGATAAAGTACACAATATTATTGTTCATGATACTGAAAAAACATTTCCAAAAGAAGAGGAAAGCAAACCTCCtcgtagaaaattaaatttggcCGAATACAGAAGTAGAAGGGAACAAAATCGTAGTGATAATAGTAGAACAAATTCACCAATACAACCTATGACACTGGTATATGTTCATCATGCTTCTACCACAACTGAACCTATCAAAGACGATCCCGGGAATCTCATTTGGTCCGAAAGAGAAATTGTATCAGTTTTAAAACCAAAAATAGACATAGACGAGGAGAAAGTTCGTCCAAAAGCAGTCACCTGTAATGTAGGAATACAAACTTATGAAACTGTGTTTGAGTTTCCTTCAAAATCTTTAATTGATGTTGATGAAAGATATGAGGAACAAAG AGAAAAGCGTACTCTAAATACAAGCCCACAGTCTTGTAGAAAAAACAGAATTAGTTCTAGTTCAAGTCGGTCTAGATCAAGAAGTAACAGTAAAAGTGGGAGTAGAAGCAGAAGTAGAAGCAGTAATAGTCGAAGCAGATCCCGTAAACAGAGCAATACACGTCATCGAAGAATAAGCCATCGTCGTAGTTCTGTCAGTTCAAGTAGTAGTTGGTCATCTCGTTCACGTTCACGTTCAAATACtagatctactttcagttcaGGATCAAGATACTCACGATCACGTTCTAGATCGTCTAGGTCGAGGTCGAGGTGTTCCTCTCGATATTCTAGTTGTTCAAG ATCTTCATCTCGTTCAAATTTCGGAAGGAGTAAATGGTCAAATCggcggaaaaaagaaaaacgctaTCGTCGAAGTTACGACAGGCAAAGACGACATTCCTCAGGCAGCTATCGTAGTTATAGAGGTTGGAAAAG ATCACCGTCAAAATCTTACCGGAAGTCGTATGAAAACTGGTATGATAGAGAAAAGCAAAGACAAGTAGAAGAACGAAGGGTGATTTATGTCGGTCGTTTAGATGATGGAATTACGAATGCTGATTTGCGCCgaagattcgaaattttcggTTCTATAGTAGACATTAGTATACATTTCCGTGAACATGG TGATAATTACGGTTTTGTAACATTTGCTTATAAAAATGATGCGTATGAAGCAGTAGAACATGGTAATGACGATCCAACTTTACCTAGATATGATTTATGTTTCGGTGGTCGCCGAGCTTTTTGTAAAGTAAAATATGCTGACCTTG ATGGCATGGCAAGCAACACTTCTAATAGTGCACACATACCACAGGCCAATGAAGATAATACGTTCGATCTCCTACTGAAGGAAGCAAAAGCTAAGTTGCATAAAAGAAAG
- the LOC143151298 gene encoding uncharacterized protein LOC143151298 isoform X1 yields METGFLNFHDEEHFSDFSLSLDQNLMEKPQDLLMHMVENDFDYMETHLDIVNSDSLWSNEHEPTGDMDEISISEIPTISKIDNIKEDFAKVLTDWQEHIGYLQATDMDEYMDVIGLSMNTTDKKSFCISESVFHDEQSIQTLKSDYLKTNQKNLGKKSLQSSQNTEEPESSSKDIEGAIKQNSYDKICDEDSDNKKIETVSKSLPKESKHTRKQNKIKKDVPKYESIGINITANVLMKQKKKKKNSIQHNKNIKNTNYDKNESIPNYLPALEAGTVESLLEQFEASENTVISSYTSTKINTEYEQDLHIKSTKIQQRIKQSGITTTKTSLSQISNLHKNIRNIRDALPERVIEKIKTSRNKKLISLIPSMPNAQSSGRSNGTRMQDAAATLSRNKLLKIVTNNTKSRAIDGGLVHLDHDYCSNSNSSSSSDSNSEYERQFSDSEKVTLFKNYGWQPSHSHTACVKQTFSSHLDKTVTKRKEYSTEGTTRKDDSLESSKVSDNEEKSEGTVFNGVQVNGFMKLKNEIKNCEKGVLTEQESNQNNNILSNISNCINQVHSESLNTSTQKMKIRSALATSILQLQRDVLRKTKTVKTGTQKTKQMISVLKKPLNIQLPILMTTSNESIITISNALNDKVHNIIVHDTEKTFPKEEESKPPRRKLNLAEYRSRREQNRSDNSRTNSPIQPMTLVYVHHASTTTEPIKDDPGNLIWSEREIVSVLKPKIDIDEEKVRPKAVTCNVGIQTYETVFEFPSKSLIDVDERYEEQREKRTLNTSPQSCRKNRISSSSSRSRSRSNSKSGSRSRSRSSNSRSRSRKQSNTRHRRISHRRSSVSSSSSWSSRSRSRSNTRSTFSSGSRYSRSRSRSSRSRSRCSSRYSSCSRSSSRSNFGRSKWSNRRKKEKRYRRSYDRQRRHSSGSYRSYRGWKRSPSKSYRKSYENWYDREKQRQVEERRVIYVGRLDDGITNADLRRRFEIFGSIVDISIHFREHGDNYGFVTFAYKNDAYEAVEHGNDDPTLPRYDLCFGGRRAFCKVKYADLDGMASNTSNSAHIPQANEDNTFDLLLKEAKAKLHKRKWYVGDLLILFWMDSILILSVTALRPPRWARPCVQSLLRS; encoded by the exons ATGGAAAcaggatttttaaattttcatgatGAAGAACACTTTTCAGATTTCTCATTATCTTTGGATCAG AATTTAATGGAAAAACCTCAAGATTTATTAATGCACATGGTTGAAAATGATTTTGATTATATGGAAACACATCTTGATATTGTAAACTCTGATAGCTTATGGAGCAATGAACATGA ACCTACTGGCGATATGGATGAAATATCAATTTCAGAAATTCCTACAATTTCCAAAATTGATAATATTAAAGAAGATTTTGCAAAAGTTCTTACAGATTGGCAAGAACATATTGGCTATTTACAG GCCACTGATATGGATGAATACATGGATGTAATAGGATTAAGCATGAATACTACTGATAAAAAAAGCTTTTGTATTTCAGAAAGTGTATTTCATGATGAACAATCAATACAAACATTAAAATCtgattatttaaaaacaaatcaAAAGAATTTAGGAAAAAAATCTCTTCAAAGCAGTCAAAATACTGAAGAACCAGAAAGTAGTAGTAAAGACAtag AGGGTGCaataaaacaaaattcataTGATAAAATATGTGATGAAGACAGTGATAATAAGAAAATAGAAACAGTGTCTAAATCATTACCTAAGGAGTCCAAACATAcaagaaaacaaaataaaattaaaaaggaTGTACCTAAGTATGAGAGCATAGGAATTAATATCACTGCAAATGTATTAATGAagcaaaagaagaagaaaaaaaattctatacaacataataaaaatataaagaatactAATTATGATAAAAATGAGTCGATTCCAAATTATTTACCAG ctCTGGAAGCTGGAACCGTTGAAAGTTTATTAGAACAATTTGAAGCTTCTGAAAATACTGTAATATCATCTTATACATCTACCAAAATTAATACAGAATATGAACAAGATTTACACATTAAATCTACTAAAATTCAACAACGCATAAAACAATCTGGGATCACAACTACAAAAACATCATTatcacaaatttcaaatttgcatAAGAATATTAGGAATATTAGAGATGCATTACCTGAAAGAGTGATTGAAAAGATAAAG acATCTAGAAATAAAAAGCTGATTTCATTAATACCATCAATGCCGAATGCACAAAGTAGTGGCCGCAGTAATGGAACACGCATGCAAGATGCTGCTGCAACACTTTCTCGAAACAAGCTTCTGAAAATA GTGACAAATAATACTAAAAGTAGAGCTATTGACGGTGGACTAGTCCATTTGGATCATGATTATTGTAGTAATAGTAATTCCTCATCTAGTTCAGATAGTAACAGTGAGTATGAAAGACAATTTAGCGACAGTGAAAAAGTAACTTTATTTAAGAATTATGGCTGGCAACCATCTCATTCTCATACAGCATGTGTTAAACAAACATTTTCATCACATTTGGACAAAACTGTGACAAAGAGAAAAGAATATTCAACTGAAGGGACTACAAGAAAAGACGATAGTTTAGAATCAAGCAAAGTAAGTGATAATGAAGAAAAATCAGAAGGTACAGTGTTTAATGGTGTTCAAGTTAATGgatttatgaaattaaaaaatgaaattaagaaTTGTGAGAAAGGAGTACTAACTGAACAAGAAAGTAAtcagaataataatattttaagtaaCATATCAAATTGTATTAACCAAGTTCACAGTGAATCTTTAAATACTTCAacacaaaaaatgaaaatacgttCAGCTTTAGCAACAAGTATTTTGCAACTACAACGAGATGTTTTGAGGAAAACAAAAACTGTAAAAACAGGAActcaaaaaacaaaacaaatgaTTTCTGTATTAAAAAAGCCACTTAATATTCAACTACCAATTTTAATGACTACCTCTAATGAAAGTATAATAACTATTTCTAATGCATTAAACGATAAAGTACACAATATTATTGTTCATGATACTGAAAAAACATTTCCAAAAGAAGAGGAAAGCAAACCTCCtcgtagaaaattaaatttggcCGAATACAGAAGTAGAAGGGAACAAAATCGTAGTGATAATAGTAGAACAAATTCACCAATACAACCTATGACACTGGTATATGTTCATCATGCTTCTACCACAACTGAACCTATCAAAGACGATCCCGGGAATCTCATTTGGTCCGAAAGAGAAATTGTATCAGTTTTAAAACCAAAAATAGACATAGACGAGGAGAAAGTTCGTCCAAAAGCAGTCACCTGTAATGTAGGAATACAAACTTATGAAACTGTGTTTGAGTTTCCTTCAAAATCTTTAATTGATGTTGATGAAAGATATGAGGAACAAAG AGAAAAGCGTACTCTAAATACAAGCCCACAGTCTTGTAGAAAAAACAGAATTAGTTCTAGTTCAAGTCGGTCTAGATCAAGAAGTAACAGTAAAAGTGGGAGTAGAAGCAGAAGTAGAAGCAGTAATAGTCGAAGCAGATCCCGTAAACAGAGCAATACACGTCATCGAAGAATAAGCCATCGTCGTAGTTCTGTCAGTTCAAGTAGTAGTTGGTCATCTCGTTCACGTTCACGTTCAAATACtagatctactttcagttcaGGATCAAGATACTCACGATCACGTTCTAGATCGTCTAGGTCGAGGTCGAGGTGTTCCTCTCGATATTCTAGTTGTTCAAG ATCTTCATCTCGTTCAAATTTCGGAAGGAGTAAATGGTCAAATCggcggaaaaaagaaaaacgctaTCGTCGAAGTTACGACAGGCAAAGACGACATTCCTCAGGCAGCTATCGTAGTTATAGAGGTTGGAAAAG ATCACCGTCAAAATCTTACCGGAAGTCGTATGAAAACTGGTATGATAGAGAAAAGCAAAGACAAGTAGAAGAACGAAGGGTGATTTATGTCGGTCGTTTAGATGATGGAATTACGAATGCTGATTTGCGCCgaagattcgaaattttcggTTCTATAGTAGACATTAGTATACATTTCCGTGAACATGG TGATAATTACGGTTTTGTAACATTTGCTTATAAAAATGATGCGTATGAAGCAGTAGAACATGGTAATGACGATCCAACTTTACCTAGATATGATTTATGTTTCGGTGGTCGCCGAGCTTTTTGTAAAGTAAAATATGCTGACCTTG ATGGCATGGCAAGCAACACTTCTAATAGTGCACACATACCACAGGCCAATGAAGATAATACGTTCGATCTCCTACTGAAGGAAGCAAAAGCTAAGTTGCATAAAAGAAAG
- the LOC143151298 gene encoding uncharacterized protein LOC143151298 isoform X4, with product METGFLNFHDEEHFSDFSLSLDQNLMEKPQDLLMHMVENDFDYMETHLDIVNSDSLWSNEHEPTGDMDEISISEIPTISKIDNIKEDFAKVLTDWQEHIGYLQATDMDEYMDVIGLSMNTTDKKSFCISESVFHDEQSIQTLKSDYLKTNQKNLGKKSLQSSQNTEEPESSSKDIEGAIKQNSYDKICDEDSDNKKIETVSKSLPKESKHTRKQNKIKKDVPKYESIGINITANVLMKQKKKKKNSIQHNKNIKNTNYDKNESIPNYLPALEAGTVESLLEQFEASENTVISSYTSTKINTEYEQDLHIKSTKIQQRIKQSGITTTKTSLSQISNLHKNIRNIRDALPERVIEKIKTSRNKKLISLIPSMPNAQSSGRSNGTRMQDAAATLSRNKLLKIVTNNTKSRAIDGGLVHLDHDYCSNSNSSSSSDSNSEYERQFSDSEKVTLFKNYGWQPSHSHTACVKQTFSSHLDKTVTKRKEYSTEGTTRKDDSLESSKVSDNEEKSEGTVFNGVQVNGFMKLKNEIKNCEKGVLTEQESNQNNNILSNISNCINQVHSESLNTSTQKMKIRSALATSILQLQRDVLRKTKTVKTGTQKTKQMISVLKKPLNIQLPILMTTSNESIITISNALNDKVHNIIVHDTEKTFPKEEESKPPRRKLNLAEYRSRREQNRSDNSRTNSPIQPMTLVYVHHASTTTEPIKDDPGNLIWSEREIVSVLKPKIDIDEEKVRPKAVTCNVGIQTYETVFEFPSKSLIDVDERYEEQREKRTLNTSPQSCRKNRISSSSSRSRSRSNSKSGSRSRSRSSNSRSRSRKQSNTRHRRISHRRSSVSSSSSWSSRSRSRSNTRSTFSSGSRYSRSRSRSSRSRSRCSSRYSSCSRSSSRSNFGRSKWSNRRKKEKRYRRSYDRQRRHSSGSYRSYRGWKRSPSKSYRKSYENWYDREKQRQVEERRVIYVGRLDDGITNADLRRRFEIFGSIVDISIHFREHGDNYGFVTFAYKNDAYEAVEHGNDDPTLPRYDLCFGGRRAFCKVKYADLDGMASNTSNSAHIPQANEDNTFDLLLKEAKAKLHKRKDLPKRFTWIIKVSSSRQR from the exons ATGGAAAcaggatttttaaattttcatgatGAAGAACACTTTTCAGATTTCTCATTATCTTTGGATCAG AATTTAATGGAAAAACCTCAAGATTTATTAATGCACATGGTTGAAAATGATTTTGATTATATGGAAACACATCTTGATATTGTAAACTCTGATAGCTTATGGAGCAATGAACATGA ACCTACTGGCGATATGGATGAAATATCAATTTCAGAAATTCCTACAATTTCCAAAATTGATAATATTAAAGAAGATTTTGCAAAAGTTCTTACAGATTGGCAAGAACATATTGGCTATTTACAG GCCACTGATATGGATGAATACATGGATGTAATAGGATTAAGCATGAATACTACTGATAAAAAAAGCTTTTGTATTTCAGAAAGTGTATTTCATGATGAACAATCAATACAAACATTAAAATCtgattatttaaaaacaaatcaAAAGAATTTAGGAAAAAAATCTCTTCAAAGCAGTCAAAATACTGAAGAACCAGAAAGTAGTAGTAAAGACAtag AGGGTGCaataaaacaaaattcataTGATAAAATATGTGATGAAGACAGTGATAATAAGAAAATAGAAACAGTGTCTAAATCATTACCTAAGGAGTCCAAACATAcaagaaaacaaaataaaattaaaaaggaTGTACCTAAGTATGAGAGCATAGGAATTAATATCACTGCAAATGTATTAATGAagcaaaagaagaagaaaaaaaattctatacaacataataaaaatataaagaatactAATTATGATAAAAATGAGTCGATTCCAAATTATTTACCAG ctCTGGAAGCTGGAACCGTTGAAAGTTTATTAGAACAATTTGAAGCTTCTGAAAATACTGTAATATCATCTTATACATCTACCAAAATTAATACAGAATATGAACAAGATTTACACATTAAATCTACTAAAATTCAACAACGCATAAAACAATCTGGGATCACAACTACAAAAACATCATTatcacaaatttcaaatttgcatAAGAATATTAGGAATATTAGAGATGCATTACCTGAAAGAGTGATTGAAAAGATAAAG acATCTAGAAATAAAAAGCTGATTTCATTAATACCATCAATGCCGAATGCACAAAGTAGTGGCCGCAGTAATGGAACACGCATGCAAGATGCTGCTGCAACACTTTCTCGAAACAAGCTTCTGAAAATA GTGACAAATAATACTAAAAGTAGAGCTATTGACGGTGGACTAGTCCATTTGGATCATGATTATTGTAGTAATAGTAATTCCTCATCTAGTTCAGATAGTAACAGTGAGTATGAAAGACAATTTAGCGACAGTGAAAAAGTAACTTTATTTAAGAATTATGGCTGGCAACCATCTCATTCTCATACAGCATGTGTTAAACAAACATTTTCATCACATTTGGACAAAACTGTGACAAAGAGAAAAGAATATTCAACTGAAGGGACTACAAGAAAAGACGATAGTTTAGAATCAAGCAAAGTAAGTGATAATGAAGAAAAATCAGAAGGTACAGTGTTTAATGGTGTTCAAGTTAATGgatttatgaaattaaaaaatgaaattaagaaTTGTGAGAAAGGAGTACTAACTGAACAAGAAAGTAAtcagaataataatattttaagtaaCATATCAAATTGTATTAACCAAGTTCACAGTGAATCTTTAAATACTTCAacacaaaaaatgaaaatacgttCAGCTTTAGCAACAAGTATTTTGCAACTACAACGAGATGTTTTGAGGAAAACAAAAACTGTAAAAACAGGAActcaaaaaacaaaacaaatgaTTTCTGTATTAAAAAAGCCACTTAATATTCAACTACCAATTTTAATGACTACCTCTAATGAAAGTATAATAACTATTTCTAATGCATTAAACGATAAAGTACACAATATTATTGTTCATGATACTGAAAAAACATTTCCAAAAGAAGAGGAAAGCAAACCTCCtcgtagaaaattaaatttggcCGAATACAGAAGTAGAAGGGAACAAAATCGTAGTGATAATAGTAGAACAAATTCACCAATACAACCTATGACACTGGTATATGTTCATCATGCTTCTACCACAACTGAACCTATCAAAGACGATCCCGGGAATCTCATTTGGTCCGAAAGAGAAATTGTATCAGTTTTAAAACCAAAAATAGACATAGACGAGGAGAAAGTTCGTCCAAAAGCAGTCACCTGTAATGTAGGAATACAAACTTATGAAACTGTGTTTGAGTTTCCTTCAAAATCTTTAATTGATGTTGATGAAAGATATGAGGAACAAAG AGAAAAGCGTACTCTAAATACAAGCCCACAGTCTTGTAGAAAAAACAGAATTAGTTCTAGTTCAAGTCGGTCTAGATCAAGAAGTAACAGTAAAAGTGGGAGTAGAAGCAGAAGTAGAAGCAGTAATAGTCGAAGCAGATCCCGTAAACAGAGCAATACACGTCATCGAAGAATAAGCCATCGTCGTAGTTCTGTCAGTTCAAGTAGTAGTTGGTCATCTCGTTCACGTTCACGTTCAAATACtagatctactttcagttcaGGATCAAGATACTCACGATCACGTTCTAGATCGTCTAGGTCGAGGTCGAGGTGTTCCTCTCGATATTCTAGTTGTTCAAG ATCTTCATCTCGTTCAAATTTCGGAAGGAGTAAATGGTCAAATCggcggaaaaaagaaaaacgctaTCGTCGAAGTTACGACAGGCAAAGACGACATTCCTCAGGCAGCTATCGTAGTTATAGAGGTTGGAAAAG ATCACCGTCAAAATCTTACCGGAAGTCGTATGAAAACTGGTATGATAGAGAAAAGCAAAGACAAGTAGAAGAACGAAGGGTGATTTATGTCGGTCGTTTAGATGATGGAATTACGAATGCTGATTTGCGCCgaagattcgaaattttcggTTCTATAGTAGACATTAGTATACATTTCCGTGAACATGG TGATAATTACGGTTTTGTAACATTTGCTTATAAAAATGATGCGTATGAAGCAGTAGAACATGGTAATGACGATCCAACTTTACCTAGATATGATTTATGTTTCGGTGGTCGCCGAGCTTTTTGTAAAGTAAAATATGCTGACCTTG ATGGCATGGCAAGCAACACTTCTAATAGTGCACACATACCACAGGCCAATGAAGATAATACGTTCGATCTCCTACTGAAGGAAGCAAAAGCTAAGTTGCATAAAAGAAAG